The following coding sequences are from one Microtus pennsylvanicus isolate mMicPen1 chromosome 1, mMicPen1.hap1, whole genome shotgun sequence window:
- the LOC142838862 gene encoding beta-1,3-galactosyltransferase 5-like, whose product MDFMKMRLVYAFILTMGALCLYFSMEPFEEPPIVFKKGHGKFLQLPDIDCKQKPPFLVLLVTSSHKQLEARMAIRKTWGRETKVQGQRVKTLFLLGASDSRDEMNATAQEGKQHRDIIQKDFKDVYYNLTLKTLMGMEWVHHFCPQAAFVMKTDSDVFVNVVYLTDLLLKKNKTSRFFTGYIKSNDLPIRKKSSKWFVSKFEYPQDKYPPFCSGTGYVFSSDVASKVYNVSDSVPFLKLEDVFVGLCLAMLKIQPEELHTEPTFFPDSLRFSVCRFQKIVTCHSVTPQDLLIYWQILENSQEQDCSSV is encoded by the coding sequence ATGGACTTCATGAAGATGAGGCTGGTTTATGCTTTCATTCTGACGATGGGTGCTCTTTGCTTGTACTTCAGCATGGAGCCTTTTGAGGAACCACCAATTGTTTTCAAGAAAGGTCATGGGAAGTTTCTTCAGCTTCCAGATATAGACTGCAAGCAGAAGCCCCCTTTCCTTGTGCTGTTGGTGACTTCATCCCACAAGCAGCTGGAGGCTCGCATGGCCATCCGCAAGACATGGGGTAGAGAAACAAAGGTGCAGGGGCAGCGTGTGAAGACCCTCTTCCTTCTGGGGGCCTCAGATAGCCGTGATGAGATGAATGCCACAGCTCAGGAGGGCAAGCAGCACCGTGACATCATCCAGAAGGATTTCAAGGATGTCTATTACAACTTGACCCTGAAGACATTGATGGGCATGGAATGGGTCCACCACTTTTGTCCTCAGGCAGCTTTTGTGATGAAGACAGACTCAGACGTGTTTGTGAATGTTGTTTATCTGACTGACCTGctgctgaagaaaaacaaaacctccagGTTCTTCACGGGCTACATAAAGTCCAATGATCTTCCCATCAGGAAAAAGTCCAGCAAGTGGTTTGTGAGTAAATTTGAATATCCCCAGGACAAGTACCCACCATTTTGCTCTGGGACAGGTTATGTTTTTTCTAGTGATGTGGCCAGCAAAGTATACAATGTCTCAGATAGTGTTCCATTCCTGAAGCTGGAGGATGTGTTTGTTGGGCTCTGCTTGGCTATGCTGAAGATCCAGCCTGAGGAACTCCATACTGAACCAACCTTTTTCCCAGATAGCTTAAGGTTCTCTGTGTGTCGCTTTCAGAAAATTGTGACCTGCCACTCTGTAACTCCCCAGGACTTACTTATTTACTGGCAGATACTGGAGAACTCTCAGGAACAGGATTGCTCTTCTGTCTGA